The Bacillota bacterium genome has a window encoding:
- the ribE gene encoding 6,7-dimethyl-8-ribityllumazine synthase has protein sequence MKVYQGELLGQGLKIGIVVSRFNEFISSRLLDGALDALSRHGVADGDITVAWVPGGFEIPGVALHMARSGRYDAVICLGAIIRGSTPHFEYVAAEVTKGIARVGLDTGVPTIFGIVTADNLEQAIERAGTKMGNKGFDAAQAAIEMANLRRHLG, from the coding sequence ATGAAGGTTTATCAGGGCGAGTTGCTGGGTCAGGGGCTGAAGATCGGTATCGTGGTCAGCCGCTTCAACGAGTTCATTTCCTCCCGGCTGCTGGACGGGGCCCTGGATGCTCTCTCCCGTCACGGGGTGGCCGACGGGGACATCACCGTGGCGTGGGTGCCGGGCGGGTTCGAGATCCCCGGCGTGGCCCTGCATATGGCCCGGTCGGGCCGCTACGACGCCGTGATATGCCTGGGGGCCATCATCCGCGGGTCCACGCCCCACTTCGAGTACGTGGCCGCCGAGGTCACCAAGGGGATCGCCAGGGTGGGCCTGGACACAGGTGTGCCCACCATATTCGGCATCGTTACCGCCGACAACCTGGAGCAGGCCATCGAACGGGCGGGCACCAAGATGGGCAACAAGGGCTTCGACGCCGCCCAGGCCGCCATTGAGATGGCCAACCTGCGCCGCCACCTCGGTTG
- a CDS encoding bifunctional 3,4-dihydroxy-2-butanone-4-phosphate synthase/GTP cyclohydrolase II codes for MVVVVDDESRENEGDLVMAAEKVTPEAINFMARYGRGLICLPIVGERLDELQIPIMVPAQGDHMGTAFTVSVDSRHCTTGISAPERAMTVKAVIDPATRPEDLVRPGHIFPLRAKEGGVLRRPGHTEAAVDLARMAGLYPAGVICEIMNEDGTMARLPQLAEFAREHGLKIITIEEVIKYRMRTDRLVRRIASAVLPTRYGDFQLHAYEDLLTGKCHVALVKGEIAGDEPVLVRVHSECLTGDTFGSLRCDCGEQLERAMHMVQEAGRGVVLYMRQEGRGIGLANKIRAYALQDAGLDTVEANVKLGFPPDARDYGTGAQVLADLGVRRMLLLTNNPRKYAALAGYGLEIVERVPIQVKPNRINARYLKAKREKLGHLLDGLDD; via the coding sequence ATGGTGGTCGTGGTCGACGACGAGAGCCGCGAGAATGAGGGCGACCTGGTCATGGCAGCAGAGAAGGTCACGCCCGAGGCCATCAACTTCATGGCCCGGTACGGGCGGGGACTGATCTGCCTGCCCATCGTGGGGGAGCGCCTGGACGAGCTCCAGATCCCCATCATGGTACCCGCGCAGGGCGACCACATGGGGACGGCCTTCACGGTGTCGGTCGATTCCCGCCACTGCACCACCGGCATCTCGGCCCCCGAGCGGGCCATGACCGTGAAGGCGGTCATCGACCCCGCCACCCGGCCCGAGGATCTGGTGCGGCCGGGACACATCTTTCCCCTGCGCGCCAAGGAAGGGGGCGTACTGCGCCGGCCCGGCCACACCGAGGCGGCGGTGGATCTGGCCCGCATGGCGGGATTGTACCCCGCCGGCGTGATCTGCGAGATCATGAACGAGGACGGCACCATGGCCCGCCTGCCGCAACTCGCCGAGTTCGCCCGGGAGCACGGCCTTAAAATCATCACCATCGAAGAGGTCATCAAGTACCGCATGCGCACCGACCGGCTGGTCAGGCGCATCGCCAGCGCGGTGCTCCCCACCCGGTACGGTGACTTCCAGCTCCATGCCTACGAGGACCTCCTCACCGGCAAGTGCCACGTGGCCCTGGTCAAGGGCGAGATCGCCGGGGATGAGCCCGTCCTGGTGAGGGTGCACTCGGAGTGCCTCACCGGGGACACCTTCGGCTCGCTGCGCTGCGACTGTGGCGAGCAGCTGGAGCGGGCCATGCACATGGTACAGGAGGCCGGCCGGGGGGTGGTGCTCTACATGCGCCAGGAGGGCCGGGGCATCGGCCTGGCCAACAAGATCCGGGCCTATGCCCTGCAGGATGCCGGGCTGGATACGGTGGAGGCTAACGTGAAGCTGGGCTTTCCCCCCGACGCCCGCGACTACGGGACGGGCGCGCAGGTCCTGGCGGACCTGGGGGTGCGCCGCATGTTGCTCCTCACCAACAACCCGCGCAAGTACGCGGCCCTGGCGGGCTACGGGCTGGAGATCGTCGAGCGCGTCCCCATCCAGGTGAAGCCGAACCGCATCAACGCCCGCTACCTGAAGGCCAAGCGGGAGAAGCTGGGCCACCTGCTGGACGGCCTCGACGACTAA
- a CDS encoding riboflavin synthase, with protein sequence MFTGIVEEVGRLRSLRQSSAGADLEISCRRVGEDLRPGDSVAVNGVCLTVARAGGEGFVAQAMPETLRRTNLSRLVPGEAVNLERALPLGGRLGGHLVTGHVDATGTVAFMRPEGEAVIMDIAAPADLVPYLAPRGSVAVDGVSLTIVATEGGHFRVSLIPHTRAVTNLGGRRPGAVVNLEADVLARYVKHLLDARAAAAPEEEPGITLQRLREAGFL encoded by the coding sequence ATGTTCACCGGCATCGTAGAGGAAGTGGGTCGGCTGCGGTCACTCCGGCAATCGTCCGCGGGTGCGGACCTGGAGATATCGTGCCGGCGGGTGGGGGAAGACCTGCGCCCCGGCGACAGCGTGGCGGTCAACGGGGTGTGCCTGACGGTGGCGCGGGCGGGCGGGGAGGGGTTCGTGGCTCAGGCCATGCCCGAGACTCTGCGGCGCACCAATCTGAGCCGGCTGGTGCCCGGGGAGGCCGTTAACCTGGAGCGGGCCCTGCCCCTGGGGGGACGGCTGGGCGGCCACCTGGTGACCGGTCACGTGGATGCCACCGGCACGGTGGCGTTCATGCGGCCGGAGGGTGAGGCGGTCATCATGGATATCGCCGCGCCCGCCGACCTGGTTCCCTACCTGGCACCGCGGGGCTCGGTGGCGGTGGACGGGGTCAGCCTCACCATAGTGGCCACCGAAGGGGGGCACTTCCGGGTGTCGCTGATCCCGCACACCCGGGCCGTGACCAACCTGGGCGGGCGGCGGCCCGGGGCCGTGGTCAACCTGGAAGCGGACGTTCTGGCCCGCTACGTCAAGCACCTGCTCGACGCCAGGGCAGCTGCAGCGCCGGAGGAGGAACCCGGCATCACCCTCCAGCGGCTGCGCGAAGCCGGTTTCCTGTAA
- the ribD gene encoding bifunctional diaminohydroxyphosphoribosylaminopyrimidine deaminase/5-amino-6-(5-phosphoribosylamino)uracil reductase RibD, with amino-acid sequence MDRALALAERAAGRTSPNPMVGAVVVKDGRVVGEGYHAAAGQPHAEVVALRRAGEAARGATLYVTLEPCCHFGRTPPCTREVMRAGVARVVAAMLDPNPRVAGRGVEDLRRAGIEVQVGCREEEARRLNEAFCKYIATGIPFVTYKAALSLDGKVATAEGDSRWISGEESRRLVHRLRDRYDAVMVGIGTVLADDPLLTCRIEGGRDPVRVVVDSRGRLPVTARLLRSGSPARTLVATTATMSGDTRAALEAIPGVEVIELPSRGGRVDPGALVRALGEREITSVLLEGGPTLAASFLAGGWVDKIMFFLAPLLVGGAWAPSPLGGEGVARLREARRLRDVVVERVGGDVLVTAYVVDGPGEGAGTCSPAS; translated from the coding sequence ATGGACAGGGCACTGGCCCTGGCAGAGCGGGCGGCCGGACGCACCAGTCCCAACCCCATGGTGGGTGCGGTGGTGGTGAAGGACGGTCGTGTGGTGGGCGAGGGCTATCATGCCGCGGCGGGACAGCCCCATGCAGAAGTGGTGGCCTTGCGCCGGGCAGGGGAGGCCGCCCGGGGCGCCACCCTGTACGTCACCCTGGAGCCGTGCTGCCACTTCGGGCGCACCCCCCCCTGCACCCGCGAGGTGATGCGCGCGGGGGTGGCGCGGGTGGTGGCGGCCATGCTCGACCCCAACCCGCGGGTGGCTGGTCGCGGGGTGGAGGACCTGCGGCGGGCGGGGATCGAGGTCCAGGTGGGGTGCCGCGAGGAGGAAGCCCGCCGCCTGAACGAAGCCTTCTGCAAGTACATCGCCACGGGGATCCCCTTTGTGACCTACAAGGCTGCCCTCAGCCTGGACGGCAAGGTGGCCACGGCGGAGGGGGATTCCCGCTGGATCAGCGGGGAGGAATCGCGGCGGCTGGTGCACCGGCTGCGGGACCGGTACGACGCCGTCATGGTGGGGATCGGCACCGTGCTGGCGGACGATCCCCTGCTCACCTGCCGCATCGAAGGGGGTCGGGATCCCGTGCGGGTGGTGGTGGACAGCCGGGGACGTCTCCCCGTTACCGCCCGCCTGCTCCGTTCGGGGTCACCGGCTCGCACCCTGGTGGCCACTACGGCGACCATGTCGGGGGACACCAGGGCCGCCCTGGAGGCCATCCCGGGGGTGGAGGTAATCGAGCTTCCGTCCCGCGGGGGACGGGTCGACCCCGGTGCCCTGGTGCGAGCGCTGGGAGAGCGGGAGATCACCTCCGTCTTGCTGGAGGGCGGGCCCACCCTGGCTGCCTCCTTCCTGGCGGGAGGGTGGGTGGACAAGATCATGTTCTTCCTGGCCCCCCTGCTGGTAGGCGGCGCCTGGGCACCTTCACCGCTGGGGGGAGAGGGAGTTGCCCGCCTGCGGGAGGCCCGCAGGCTGCGGGATGTGGTGGTCGAGCGGGTGGGTGGAGACGTCCTGGTCACCGCTTACGTGGTGGACGGGCCCGGAGAGGGGGCGGGGACATGTTCACCGGCATCGTAG
- a CDS encoding nucleotidyltransferase domain-containing protein: MAGTEKYAHMLGILAKYKPVAVYLFGSRAQGRARADSDIDLAIVLPDDCSIPATERIDLIARLEALAGQRVDLVLLNRAPLPLQFEIIHTGILLYESSSDARTDFEDIVVRDYLDLGPMLERSRQEIMEEAARGVA; encoded by the coding sequence TTGGCCGGGACGGAGAAGTACGCGCACATGCTAGGCATTCTGGCAAAGTACAAACCGGTGGCGGTGTACCTCTTCGGTTCTCGGGCTCAGGGAAGGGCGAGGGCCGACAGCGACATCGACCTCGCCATTGTACTTCCGGACGACTGCTCCATCCCTGCCACCGAACGGATAGATCTCATTGCCAGGCTGGAAGCACTTGCCGGACAGCGGGTGGACCTCGTCCTTTTGAACCGCGCCCCCCTCCCGCTCCAGTTCGAGATTATCCATACGGGTATCCTGTTGTATGAGTCCAGTTCTGACGCCCGGACGGATTTCGAGGACATCGTCGTGAGAGACTACCTCGACCTGGGGCCGATGCTGGAGCGTTCCCGGCAGGAGATAATGGAAGAGGCGGCGAGGGGCGTGGCGTAG
- a CDS encoding cupin domain-containing protein has product MVYVTHVSQVPESSIAQGGTPGGKRATVRWVISEEQGAPNFEMRLFHLDEGMNTEWHQHPWEHEVFVVAGRGSARSDAGDTPLEPGSVAFVPPGEMHQFRAAPGHPIEFICVVPRGTRACSVPAPDQPGH; this is encoded by the coding sequence ATGGTGTATGTGACTCACGTGTCGCAGGTGCCCGAAAGCAGCATCGCGCAGGGCGGAACCCCCGGTGGCAAGCGGGCCACAGTACGGTGGGTGATATCAGAAGAGCAGGGAGCTCCCAACTTCGAGATGCGTCTTTTCCACCTGGACGAGGGGATGAATACCGAGTGGCACCAGCATCCCTGGGAGCACGAGGTGTTCGTCGTGGCCGGGCGCGGCTCCGCCAGGAGCGATGCGGGCGATACGCCGCTCGAGCCCGGTAGCGTGGCGTTCGTTCCCCCCGGGGAGATGCACCAGTTCCGTGCTGCCCCTGGCCACCCCATCGAGTTCATCTGCGTGGTTCCGCGGGGCACCAGGGCCTGCAGCGTCCCGGCCCCCGACCAGCCCGGCCACTAG
- a CDS encoding ABC transporter ATP-binding protein, which produces MLAVEDLHVSYGEIRALRGASLRVERGEIVCLLGANGAGKSTLMWTLAGVLRPRAGRILFLGRPLTGRPHEVLSRGVCLVPERRRLYANLTVSENLLMGAFLRRDRAGISRDTEAMFDLFPVLRERRRQYAGTLSGGEQQMLAIARGLMSRPQLLLLDEPSLGLAPIMMDTLFAAIARVREQGTTVLLAEQNALRALEVADRGYVLDAGVTSISGPARALLEDPRVREAYLGVRRPS; this is translated from the coding sequence GTGCTGGCGGTTGAGGACCTCCACGTTTCCTACGGAGAGATCCGGGCCCTGCGGGGAGCATCCCTGCGGGTGGAGCGGGGAGAGATCGTGTGCCTGCTGGGGGCCAACGGGGCCGGCAAGTCAACACTGATGTGGACCCTGGCGGGAGTGCTGCGGCCCAGGGCTGGCCGTATCCTCTTCCTGGGCCGGCCCCTGACCGGGCGCCCCCACGAGGTCCTCAGCCGCGGCGTATGCCTGGTGCCGGAGCGGCGTCGCCTGTACGCCAATCTGACGGTGAGCGAGAACCTGCTCATGGGTGCCTTCCTGCGCCGCGACCGGGCGGGCATATCCCGGGACACGGAGGCCATGTTCGACCTGTTTCCTGTGCTCAGGGAGCGGCGGCGCCAGTACGCCGGCACCCTCTCCGGCGGCGAGCAGCAGATGCTCGCCATCGCCCGGGGATTGATGTCGCGGCCCCAGCTGTTGCTGCTGGACGAGCCCTCCCTGGGACTGGCGCCCATCATGATGGACACCCTGTTTGCGGCCATCGCCCGCGTGCGGGAGCAGGGCACGACCGTCCTGCTGGCGGAGCAGAACGCGCTGCGAGCCCTGGAGGTTGCGGACCGGGGCTACGTGCTCGATGCGGGAGTCACGAGCATTTCGGGACCCGCCCGCGCCCTGCTGGAGGACCCCCGCGTGCGGGAAGCTTATCTCGGCGTCCGCCGCCCCTCCTGA
- a CDS encoding branched-chain amino acid ABC transporter ATP-binding protein/permease: MGEYLTGVLTIICINMVATTGLAVLTGFTGLFSLGHAAFVAIGAYTAGILTYFYHCPYPLALLAGAVSAGAAGLVIGYPTLRAKLRSDYFAIATLGFGEAVRVLLENLDITQGARGLPGIAHHTSLPVAAATAAFMLLMARNLISSHFGREAVAVREDHVAAEIMGVDVMRARMRSLLFSAAAAGLSGGLFAHYFNFIQPAMFTSVLSTQLTAAVVCGGMGSLTGPALATALFVGIPELLRVASMWRLVAYGALLVAIMVFRPQGLLGYRELGWKTMGWRGRPARHPSEATPGAGGLGGVGSVADGAAPGQEATAGRPVLQLARVSKRFGGVVACDRLNAELCPGEILGLIGPNGAGKTTVFNLITGVYPVSEGEITFDGLSVRGLRPDRIARAGIARTFQNVRLFRNLNVLDNVLMPVGHPPGYTLLDALLRTRRCLKREAELRQQALALLERVGLEGHAGQRSHSLPYGLQRRLEIARALALRPRVLLLDEPAAGMNPEESRSLVDMVRAIHRSFGLSTVLIEHHMDVVTDLCDRIVVLNFGALLAEGPPNAIQQNPLVLKAYLGEAGARAGG; the protein is encoded by the coding sequence ATGGGCGAGTATCTGACCGGGGTGCTGACCATTATCTGCATCAACATGGTGGCCACCACCGGCCTGGCCGTGCTCACCGGGTTCACCGGTCTGTTCAGCCTGGGCCATGCCGCCTTCGTGGCCATCGGTGCGTATACGGCCGGCATCCTCACCTACTTCTACCACTGTCCCTACCCCCTCGCCCTGCTGGCCGGTGCCGTCAGCGCGGGTGCGGCGGGGTTGGTGATCGGCTATCCCACTCTCCGCGCCAAGCTGCGGAGCGACTACTTCGCCATCGCCACCCTGGGGTTCGGCGAGGCCGTGCGGGTGCTGCTCGAGAACCTGGACATCACCCAGGGGGCGCGCGGGTTGCCCGGTATCGCCCACCACACCAGCCTGCCCGTGGCCGCCGCCACCGCGGCCTTCATGCTGCTCATGGCGCGCAACCTGATCTCGTCCCACTTCGGACGGGAGGCGGTGGCGGTGCGGGAGGACCACGTGGCCGCCGAGATCATGGGCGTGGATGTCATGCGGGCCAGGATGAGGTCGCTCCTGTTCAGCGCTGCGGCCGCCGGTCTCTCGGGCGGGCTGTTCGCCCACTACTTCAACTTCATCCAGCCCGCCATGTTCACTTCGGTGCTGTCCACGCAGCTTACGGCGGCAGTGGTGTGCGGAGGTATGGGCAGCCTGACCGGCCCCGCCCTCGCCACTGCCCTCTTCGTAGGCATCCCGGAGCTGCTGCGGGTGGCCAGCATGTGGAGGCTGGTGGCCTACGGGGCCCTCCTGGTGGCCATCATGGTGTTCCGTCCCCAGGGCCTGCTGGGCTACCGCGAGTTGGGCTGGAAGACCATGGGATGGCGTGGCCGCCCCGCCCGACATCCGTCCGAGGCCACGCCTGGCGCAGGCGGTCTCGGGGGCGTGGGGAGCGTTGCGGATGGTGCCGCGCCCGGGCAAGAGGCGACGGCCGGCAGGCCCGTCCTCCAGCTGGCCCGGGTGAGCAAACGGTTCGGCGGCGTGGTGGCCTGCGACCGTCTCAATGCGGAGCTGTGCCCGGGGGAAATCCTGGGACTGATCGGTCCCAACGGGGCGGGCAAGACCACGGTGTTCAACCTGATCACGGGCGTCTACCCCGTGTCGGAGGGGGAGATCACGTTCGACGGGCTGAGCGTGCGGGGGCTGCGGCCGGATCGCATCGCCCGCGCCGGCATCGCGCGCACCTTCCAGAACGTCCGCCTCTTCCGCAACCTCAACGTGCTGGACAACGTGCTCATGCCGGTCGGCCACCCGCCCGGGTACACCCTCCTGGACGCGCTGCTGCGGACACGCCGCTGCCTGAAGCGGGAGGCCGAGCTGCGGCAGCAGGCCCTGGCCCTGCTGGAGCGGGTGGGGCTGGAGGGTCACGCCGGTCAGCGTTCCCACAGCCTGCCCTACGGCCTGCAGCGGCGCCTGGAGATAGCGCGGGCGCTGGCCTTGCGGCCGCGCGTGCTGCTGCTCGACGAGCCGGCGGCGGGCATGAATCCGGAGGAGAGCCGGAGCCTGGTTGACATGGTGCGGGCCATCCACCGCTCCTTCGGCCTCAGCACCGTGCTGATCGAGCACCACATGGATGTGGTCACCGACCTCTGCGACCGCATAGTGGTGCTGAACTTCGGGGCCCTCCTGGCGGAGGGTCCCCCGAACGCGATCCAGCAGAATCCGCTCGTACTCAAGGCGTATCTGGGGGAGGCCGGGGCCCGTGCTGGCGGTTGA
- a CDS encoding branched-chain amino acid ABC transporter permease gives MLLQTLVTGLAIGGIYALMAVGYSLVFSVLNFSNFAHGTVIMLASYMGYYILASFHQPLAVAILGAVVGAAGLAVLNESIAYSSLRARRAPSLYFMISAMGTSIFLENMVYVTIGSHFYAYPEIFHRQTITLLASSVGILDLFALGFSAAAITVLHYFLTRSKLGTAIRAASYDMTVASINGVNINRLVKLVFVLAGSLAGLSGIFMGLKYIVYPTMGWITNKAYIAAVIGGLGSLPGAVIGGLILGLTETLVSVYVSSIIRDVFSFSLLVVLLLVLPTGLLGKSLEEKV, from the coding sequence TTGCTCTTGCAAACTCTGGTAACGGGCCTGGCCATCGGCGGGATATACGCCCTCATGGCGGTCGGATATTCTCTGGTGTTCAGCGTGCTCAACTTCAGCAACTTTGCCCACGGGACGGTGATCATGCTCGCGTCCTACATGGGGTATTACATCCTCGCCTCCTTCCATCAGCCCCTGGCGGTTGCCATCTTGGGGGCTGTGGTGGGAGCGGCCGGGCTGGCGGTGTTGAACGAGAGCATCGCCTATTCCTCCCTGCGGGCACGGCGGGCTCCCAGCCTGTATTTCATGATCAGCGCCATGGGCACGTCCATCTTCCTGGAGAACATGGTGTACGTGACCATCGGGTCCCACTTCTACGCTTACCCCGAGATATTCCACCGCCAGACCATCACTTTGCTGGCCAGCTCTGTGGGCATTCTCGATCTCTTCGCGCTGGGCTTCTCTGCTGCGGCTATCACCGTCCTCCACTACTTTCTCACGCGCAGCAAGCTGGGCACCGCCATCCGGGCAGCGAGCTACGACATGACGGTGGCCAGCATCAACGGCGTGAACATCAACCGGCTCGTGAAGCTGGTCTTCGTGCTGGCGGGGTCCCTGGCGGGGCTTTCCGGTATCTTCATGGGTCTCAAGTACATCGTGTACCCCACCATGGGCTGGATCACCAACAAGGCGTACATCGCCGCCGTAATCGGTGGCCTGGGCAGCCTGCCCGGTGCGGTGATCGGCGGGCTCATCCTGGGCCTCACCGAGACGCTGGTATCCGTGTACGTTTCCTCGATCATCCGCGACGTATTCAGCTTTTCGCTGCTGGTGGTGCTGCTGCTGGTACTGCCCACGGGGTTGCTGGGCAAGTCGCTGGAGGAGAAGGTGTAG
- a CDS encoding ABC transporter substrate-binding protein: MVRKLMALAVAGALVLGALAGCAGSKPEAKPEAKPAEEQVIKIGHEVALTGDSSMWGQSEKNALEMVIEKINKEGGVLGKQIRLVSYDNRADATEGVNVARRLIHQDKVVAIIGPAQSGVAIATSSVTEPDKVPFVATTATNPKVTVDNNVLKKYAFRACFIDPFQGTVAAQFAYTDLGARKAAILYDVGSDYSSWLGKYFSEAFTKLGGEIVGNEAFRSGELDFRAMLGKIKPKNPDVLFIPTMQKEAALAMKQARDLKMKATFMGGDGWASPDLITLGGSAVEGSYFVNIASLEDPEIQDFIAEYRQRYQADPVMPNPIMAVDALYAIVDAIKRTQSTDPTKIAEALAQTKDLKVLSGLLTIDPDTHDPVNKPAVIQGVKEGKFVFVKKYVTR; encoded by the coding sequence GTGGTGCGCAAGCTGATGGCGCTCGCGGTGGCCGGGGCACTCGTGCTGGGTGCCCTGGCGGGATGTGCGGGGAGCAAGCCCGAGGCCAAACCGGAGGCCAAGCCGGCAGAAGAGCAGGTCATCAAGATCGGTCACGAGGTGGCCCTGACCGGCGACTCCTCCATGTGGGGCCAGTCGGAGAAGAACGCCCTGGAGATGGTGATCGAGAAGATCAACAAAGAGGGGGGAGTGCTGGGGAAGCAGATCAGGCTGGTGTCGTACGACAACCGGGCCGACGCCACCGAGGGTGTCAACGTGGCCCGGCGCCTCATCCACCAGGACAAGGTGGTGGCCATCATCGGACCGGCCCAGAGCGGCGTGGCCATCGCCACATCGTCGGTGACGGAGCCCGACAAGGTCCCCTTCGTCGCGACCACCGCCACCAACCCCAAGGTCACCGTGGATAACAATGTGCTCAAGAAGTACGCTTTCCGGGCGTGCTTCATCGACCCCTTCCAGGGCACCGTGGCTGCCCAGTTCGCCTACACCGACCTGGGGGCTCGCAAGGCGGCCATTCTCTACGACGTGGGTTCGGATTACTCGTCCTGGCTGGGCAAGTACTTCTCCGAGGCGTTCACCAAGCTGGGCGGGGAGATCGTGGGCAACGAAGCCTTCCGCTCGGGCGAGCTGGACTTCCGGGCCATGCTGGGCAAGATCAAGCCCAAAAACCCCGATGTGCTCTTCATCCCCACCATGCAGAAGGAAGCGGCTCTGGCCATGAAGCAGGCCCGCGACCTGAAGATGAAGGCGACTTTCATGGGAGGTGACGGCTGGGCCAGCCCCGACCTCATCACCCTGGGCGGCAGCGCGGTGGAGGGCTCGTACTTCGTGAACATCGCCAGCCTGGAGGACCCCGAGATCCAGGACTTCATCGCCGAGTACCGCCAGCGCTACCAGGCGGATCCCGTCATGCCCAACCCCATCATGGCGGTGGATGCCCTCTATGCCATCGTGGACGCCATCAAGCGGACGCAGAGCACCGATCCCACCAAGATCGCGGAAGCCCTGGCCCAGACCAAGGACCTCAAGGTACTGAGCGGCCTGCTCACCATCGACCCCGACACTCACGATCCCGTGAATAAGCCCGCCGTGATCCAGGGGGTCAAGGAGGGCAAGTTCGTATTCGTGAAGAAATACGTGACCAGGTAG
- the dapF gene encoding diaminopimelate epimerase, with the protein MVEEELRGIAAPVAFWKMAGCGNDFVVIDNREERIPERAKGAFARKVCTPHLSLGADGVMLIESSCTCHLRMRLFNPDGSEGEMCGNGARCTALVAWRRGLAPPRMTMETQAGAVEAVVQPGSVAIHMQAGPAEAIPLSEALRMEEVFSLREAVRAFFVPAGVPHLVIPLADPGLVDRLDVDDVGRKIRFGGRFPRGANVDIVAREEGGVKVRTYERGVERETYACGTGAISAALVAEMLGWVTSPVTVRTRGGRLVVSREAGSETGVWLKGPVVTIACGYLFGPAWQPDPSQSDGGEWSWCAS; encoded by the coding sequence GTGGTAGAGGAAGAATTGAGGGGAATAGCTGCACCCGTCGCTTTCTGGAAGATGGCCGGGTGCGGCAATGACTTCGTGGTCATCGACAACCGCGAGGAACGGATACCGGAGAGGGCCAAGGGAGCTTTTGCGCGCAAGGTGTGTACGCCCCACCTCTCCCTGGGGGCGGACGGAGTGATGCTTATCGAGAGCTCGTGCACCTGTCACCTGCGTATGCGCCTCTTCAACCCGGACGGGTCGGAAGGGGAGATGTGCGGAAACGGGGCCCGCTGCACGGCCCTGGTTGCCTGGCGGCGGGGCCTGGCGCCGCCCCGCATGACCATGGAGACGCAGGCCGGTGCGGTGGAAGCGGTGGTGCAACCCGGCTCAGTGGCCATCCACATGCAGGCGGGGCCTGCGGAAGCCATCCCCCTGAGCGAGGCACTCCGCATGGAGGAGGTCTTTTCTCTTCGGGAGGCGGTGCGCGCGTTCTTCGTGCCGGCAGGAGTGCCCCACCTGGTGATACCACTGGCGGACCCGGGTCTGGTTGATCGCCTGGATGTCGATGACGTCGGAAGGAAGATCAGGTTTGGGGGGCGGTTCCCGCGAGGCGCGAACGTGGACATCGTCGCCCGGGAAGAAGGCGGGGTTAAGGTGCGGACCTACGAAAGGGGGGTCGAACGGGAGACCTATGCCTGCGGTACCGGGGCGATATCGGCGGCACTGGTGGCCGAAATGCTGGGCTGGGTCACTTCCCCGGTGACCGTGCGGACAAGAGGGGGCAGGCTGGTCGTAAGCAGGGAAGCCGGAAGCGAGACGGGCGTGTGGCTCAAGGGTCCTGTCGTCACCATCGCGTGCGGGTATCTTTTCGGTCCGGCCTGGCAGCCGGACCCTTCCCAATCAGACGGAGGTGAATGGTCGTGGTGCGCAAGCTGA